CCTCCCTGCCAAAAGTGTACAAAGTATTCAAAATGGATAATTTAGCCTTGGACTTCCCAGGGACGGAATTTCATCCCGGAGACTTCTTTTTATGTACTTGTTCCTTACTAACAGTTTAGCGAGTAGCGTGGATCAATTCTGCAGATTTTCCCGGTTTATTTCGTGATGCGGAAAGCGGGTTGCGGCGCCGTGTAGACGGAGGGAGCGAGGGGATTTCCACCGGGAGAGAGACTTGACACGGTGAGAATGGGCAGGGATTTGCTGTGGCTCCGGGATGATCATGGGATGTTCGCTGGCCGGGTAAGGAATTGGACACGTTGTAAAAAGGAAGGGGAGAATGAGCCCATGGATCGCATCGTCTTCGCCGGGATTTTGTGGTGTGCGGCTGGAGGGCTTGTGGTAGCGCAAGCGGCAAAGCCTGCTGCGGCGGCGGACAGTGACCATGACGGGTTAAGCAACGTGCTGGAAGGGGAACTGCTCGATCAGTTCCAGCCGAGGTGGATGATCAGTAGAGAGGATTGTTCGGTGAAGCCGGCGCGGTTTGCTCCAGGACTGGCTGTGCCGACCGTGGTTAGCGATGACGGTACGGTGTATGGGCAGGCGTTCCCGCTCCGCAAGGACGAGCTGGAGTTGCACTTCTATCATCTGTGGCGGAAGGACTGCGGACAGATGGGGCACGCGCTCGATGCCGAGCACGTTGCAGTACTGCTGCGGAGGGAATCCGGTAGCGAGGGAAGGTCGAAGTGGAGAGCGATGTATTGGTACGCCGCGGCGCATGAGGATACGGTGTGCGATGCCAGCCAGATCACGCGAGCCTCAACCTTAGAGGCAGAGGACCAAGGTGCGACGGTATGGATTTCCTCGGGAAAGCATGGCTCGTTTTTGAACGAGGAGTTATGCACGCACGGTTGTGGGGGTGACCACTGCGCGGATATGGACAAGATGAAGACGGAAGACGTGGTCAACTTAGGCGAATGGTTGTATCCGGCGGACGGCGCGGTATGGGTGGCGTCGCCGCAGTGGCCGCTGGCAGACAAGATGCGGCGCAGCGATTTTACCGAAGCTCGAGTGAAGCGACTGGAGCGTCTTCCGGAGACGGATGTGGCATGGGCCAATCCCTCCAAGCGGCCCGCGCAGGCGGCGATCTACGGAGGGAATTCCGCTGTTAACGGAGTTGCTATTGGAGGTCGTAGCACCGACACGGCACTGGTGCTTGCCAATGACAAGACCAACCGGGCGCTGGACAAGGCGCAGCGAAATACCGGCAATGCGCTGACCAAGAGTTATCGGAACGTCCGCAAGGCCCTGAAAGGCGCCGCGACGAGTACCACGAGAACTCTCGGGGTGGAAGACGGTAACGCGGATGCAAACCAAGACACGCCAAAGTGACTCGGTGTGGTTTGTGCCGAGATGATGCACAAGAAAAGTGGGTTGCGATAGCCATCCGGTCCCGGTCATGGCGTAGGCTTGGAGATTCGGCGGGGTGTTGGGGTTCCTGTCCAAATGCTACGGTCGCGAAGAAGATGAGACAGGAAGCACGAGCAGATTTAGGACGTCTATTGAGGAAGCGGTTTTAGCTCGACGGTGCGTCCGGTCTGAGCCGAGGTGCGTGCGGCATCGAGAATCTGCATAACGATCATGTTGGTATCGAGCGAAGAAAGATCGCCCTGTGGATTGATCTTTCCATGAAGAACAGCAGCGAGATAAGCAAGCGAGTTGGACTGCTCAGAAGCGAGTGGTGGCGCATTTTTCTGCGACTCTTCCTTTTCGCCGTGATAACGAGAGCGGAGGCCGTTAGGGCCGACAGTGATGAGGTAACCGGTGGCTCCGTAGACCTCCATATCTTTGCGAGCGAAAGGCCAATTCCAGGAGGGCATCAGGACAGCCTGAGCACCGGGATAGCGAATGATGATAGTGGCTTCATCGTCGACGTGCGGATAGATCTGGGGCTTATCGGTCTGGGTGACAGCGGTGACGGAGAGAGGAGCCTTGCCGTGCATCAACACAGTCATCAGGTCTGCGCCGTAGCAACCGAAATCGAAGAGGGCACCAGCGCCGTTCTGCACGGGATCTGTGAGCCAGGGGAGCCATTCGGGACCGACACCGATCTCCTTGGGGCCTTCGTGGCCGTCGTGCACGACGACTCTGCGGATCGTACCGAGGTGGTCGGCCTGCGCTTCGCGGATGGCTTCAGCATTGGAGGTGTACCAGGTGGTCTCGTAGTTGACCAGAACATGAACGTGATGCTCACGGGCAGCACGGCGAATGGCGAGAGCGTCTTCCATCGTAGTGGTAAGAGGTTTTTCGACCATTGAGCTGATGTTGTGACGGGCAGCAGCCTCGATGACGCGGCGATGATCCTGGATTGTGGTGTAGACGAGGACGGCGTCGGGGTGTTGTGTCGTGAGAGTCCGTTCGAGATCGGTGGAGAAGAGGGCAGCGGGGAGGTGATATTGGGTGGCGTACTGATGCGCGAGTGCTGTGTTGGGTTCAACGATACCGACAAGCTGAGCCGCAGGATTTTTCGGCAAGGCGTTGAGGAAGCCTTTTACATGTCCGTGGACCAGGCCGACGATGACGACGCGGATGGGACGGTCGGTGACAGGGGATTGGGCGAGTGCAGGAAGCGAAGTGAGCGTGCAGAGTGCGGCGGCAAAGATGGCGAGTCGTAGTTTCATTGTTCTCCCATATTTGAAGGAAGAGTGGTCGCTTCAAGCGAACCGCAGATCCTTCGACTTCGCCTCTCACGATAAAGCAACGAGAGGGCTTCGCTCAGGATGACACTTTATGTTTGTTCAGGAGGACAATTCCTCAGTTCGTATGGGTGATCCTGGATGAGAAGGGACGTTCGCACCCAGGATTCCTATTTTTTTCAGCCGAGCTTCATGGTGTCTGGGTTCCACTTGGCGACTTCGCCCTTTTCGACGCTAACGTTACTGAGCAGAGCCGCTCCAGCGGCGCGGAAGCCGAAGGTGGGGTCTTCTATCGGTTGCTGGCGCGTGCGGACGAAGCGGAAGAAATTGCGGAAGTGATCCACGCTGTCGGAGTAGCCCTTCGGAGCGGAGTATTTCTCGACAGCCGAGTAGACGGGGCCAGTTGGGGGCGTCGTCGGATATTTCTCGTGGTACTGATCCAGAAACTTCTTCTGTTCGGCGTTGGCGAAGGTCGAAACGGTGTAGCCCGGTTCTTTTTCGCGGGGTACACGAGTGAGGATGACGCTTTGGCCGGCGATCTCCATAGTTCCCTCAGAGCCAGTGAAGAGAAATCCTTCGCTTTCTTCACCTCCCGATACAAAGTTCACGCGAAGGCTGAGGTTGAAGCCCTGGGGATAATCGAGGAGAGCAAGGAGCACATCGTCGGCATTGCGTCCGTCTTTCCAGTAGCGAATACCACCGGTAGCCATGGCCCGGGTTGGACCTGTGGATCCGGTGATGAAGTGAGTTCCGCTGAAGAGATGGACAAAGAGGTCACCAGCGACTCCGGAGCCGTAGGCGCTCCACTTGCGCCACTGGAAGAAGTGTTCTGGGTTCCAGGGGATCTTTGGTGCAGAGCCGAGGAAGCGAGGCCAGTCGCAGGTCTGAGTACTGGCATCAGTGGGGACAGAGTAGTTCCAGGCACCGATTGAGGAGTTACGGTCCCAGCGAGCGGAGACCATATTGAGCTGACCGATCGCTCCGGAGGCGAGGAGCTCCTTGGCTTTGGCATAGGCGATGGAGCTGACACGCTGGCTGCCGACTTGAAGGATGCGATTCGTGGACTTTGCGGTGTTGATGATCTCGGGCCCATCGGAATAGAGATGGATCATCGGCTTTTCGAGATAGACATCTTTACCGGCCTTCATGGCGTCGACAGCGGCGGTCTTATGCCAGTGGTCGGGGGTAGCGATAAGAACGGCATCAACATCGGGGCGGGCGAGGATTTCGCGGTAGTCGCGGGTGGTGAAGAGGTCGACATTATTGGAGGTGCCTGTTCCCCATTGCTCTTTGCAATGTGTGAGGCGGCCATCGTAGCAATCGGCGGCCGCGACCAGTTTTACTCCTGGAACCTGAAGAGCAGCGCGCGTGTCACCTTGTCCTTGAATTCCAGCGCCGATCAGGGCGAGGTGGACGTTGTCATTGGGGGATTTGGAGGCTGACGCCTGACTGGGTTCTGCGGCGAGAACGTGAAGGCTGGTAGCGGCGGCGGCGAGGCTGCCCGTCTTGATGAATGTTCTGCGGTCCAGGGGCATGCGAATTGAACCTCTTTCAAAATGAAGTAAGAAAAGCGATTTAGCTTGCGAGTGAAGGTTATGAGATTCAGAGGCTCATGTAAAGATCGAGGGCTCCCAGCGTGAGACGCAGGAGCCCTCGATCAATGTACAGGCAACGTTTTGTATTAGGAGCTGTGATTATCGACGATAGAACCCTCGATCGTATCCTCGCAGGTATGCATTTCGAAATGCATCGCGATAAGGGCCGTATGGTCCGAGAGCGGGATCGTATCCGGGAGTGTCGTGGAAGGCCCTATCGCGGCGAGGCTGATAGCTGAAGCCGCGATAGGCATCGCGCGTGCCGGCATCGACTCCTATACGGAAGCCTTCATGATTCGCACGATCAATCAATGGAGGGACAGAGTTATAAGGCGGCGGAGGTGGTGGAGGCGGTGCATAGGCATATGGTCGAGGAGAGGAGCACCCCACAAGAAGGATCAGGGGAAGCGCAAGGATGACAACAGCGACTCGGGGAGATTTCATCGTAGCCCTCACTGACGCTTTTGCGTGTGTACTTCCGCGAAGCGTTCTGTGAGGTAAACGCGGGGCCATCGAAAATGTTGTTATTCCGAAAAGGTTGCCTGTGATCAGCGAAGAAGCATGGAAACAATAGAGGCGGACATCAGGTTCGCCATCGTTCCCGCGAGCATGGCACGAAGGCCTAATCGAGCGAGATCGTTGCGGCGATTCGGAACCAGCGCTCCGATGCCTCCGATCTGGATACCAATGGAGCTGAGATTGGCAAATCCACAGAGAGCAAAAGTGGCGATAGTAAAGGTTCGCGGTGAGAGGATGGCTTTCTGCGCACCAAGATCGGTGTAGGCTACCAGTTCATTGAGTACAGTGCGGGTCCCGAGAAGATTGCCCACGAGTTTTGCTTCGTGCCAGGGAACCCCAATCAACCATGCAATTGGCGCAAAGAAGAAACCAAGGATGGCATTGAGGCTTTCGGGAAAAGGAATGTGATGCGGGAGCAGATAATTGTGAATCCCACCGAGGACGGCATTCGCAAGGCTGACGAGCGCAAGAAAACTGATGAGCATGATGGCGACGTTGAAGGCGAGTGAGCCGCCATCGATGGTTCCGCGCGCGATCGCTCCGATGAGGTTTTCATTTGCATGCTCTTCAGTCGGTGGCATCTTGACGATGCCTGCGGTAGCCGGGACTTCGGTTTCGGGCACAAGCATCTTGGAGATGAGGATGGTGCCGGGAGCTGTCATGATGACGGCGGCAAGCAGGTCAGAGGCATGGATTCCATAGGCGATATAGGCTGCCATGATTCCGCCGGAGACGTGCGCCATACCGGAGGTCATGATGGTCATCAGTTCGGAGTAAGTGGCTCCATCGAGAAACGGTCGAATGGTGAGCGGGGCCTCGGTCTGCCCCATGAAGATGCTGGCGGCGACATTCGTGGATTCAGCTCCAGAGATTCCCATGGTCTTCTGCATGACCCAGGCGAAGACTCGAATGACCAACTGCATGAAGCCGATGTAATAGAGCACAGCAAAGAAGGCCGAGATAAAGATGATGGTCGGCAGGACGCGGAAGGCGAAGACGGAGGCGGTGGAGTTGTTACCGCCCAGATAGCCAAAGACCATGGAAGATCCGGCGATGGAATGGGCAAGCAGTTTGTTGATGCCATTGCCAGCCGTTGTGAAAATTTGCTGTCCGATGGTGGACTTGAGAACGATGACCGCAAAGACGATCTGGAGCCCGAGACCCCAGGCGACAGTGCGCCAGCGGATGGCGCGGCGGTTGGTGGAGAAGGCGTAGGCGAGCGCGAGGAAGACGAGAAGTCCGAGCAGTCCGGTGAATCGATACAAAGAGGTGGCTCTCCTACAAGAGTGCAGATGTGCTGGTGGGAAGAGTGTAAAGGCTTCGCGTGCGGAGAACCAGCAGTTTCTTAGAGATGTCCGGAGGCGGTGCGGCTGCGAAATCGCCCACTTGCAGTAAGAGACGGAACACTGTCGAGGCGGACATGACGCAACGGCGTGCGAGCCTGCTTGATGGAGTACATACGAAGGTCCGCGATTCTCAAGAGGCGGGTCGCGTCGTCGGCATCTTCGGGAAAAAGCGCGATTCCGATGGAGGCAGAGACGGTGAGGTTGTTTCCGTCGAAGGAGAATGGTCGTTCGGTGGCGTCGCGGATGGCGTCACGAAGCTGCTCGACGGTTTCACTGAGATGGGGATCGCAGGCCACCAAGGTGAATTCATCGCCTCCAAGGCGGGCGATGGCGCTGTATCCCTTGACGTGCTCCTGTAGGTTGGCGGCGACGTGACGAAGAAGCTGATCGCCAGCGTGATGTCCGTGTGTGTCATTGATCTGCTTAAAACCATCGAGGTCGAGCATGAAGAGAGCCAGAGTTGAATGAGCACGACGGCATCGCTCTAATGCGGTCGAGAGCTGATCTTCAAAGGAACGGCGGTTGGGAAGGCCGGTTAGCTCATCGTGATGAGCGAGCCAGCGGTTACAGGTGACCTGCTCTTCCAGCATGACAAGGATCATGCCGATGGAGATGAGGGACTTCTGTAGATTCCAGAGATGTGAGGCGATATCGGCGTAGGTGCGATAGTGGACGATGAAGGGATGAAGGAAGAAAAAGAAGGACCAGATGGAAAATCCAGTGACGATGGCAAGCCTGCCTGTGCTGCGGCGTGGGAGCTTGTGGTAGAAGTTGGCGGTAGCAAGAGCGTAGACGACGCCTAGGCTCCAGTAGACCGCATCCCGGTATTTGCCATGAGAGACAAGCAGGCCCATCGACAGCCATCCGGCAGCCAGCAGCAGGGCGTGGACCCGATTGCGATGGAGATAAAGAGCGCTGACAATTCCGGCAACCAGTCCGAGGGCTACCCAGGGCAAAAACGCTTTCGCCGAGAACAGGTGCAGGCCATAGGTCGCACAGGTTCCAAGGAGGGGGAAGATGTTAATCAAGAGGAAGAGGAAGCTCCTCCGATCAGAAGGAGGATGATCGCCGGATGCCCAGACGAAGACGGCTCCAGCGAGAAGATAACAGACGATGACGATCGTATGCAAAAACGTGCCGGGAAGTCCGTTTGGGGTATAGAAGATATGCGCGGAAGACTCAATGAGAGTGAAGAAGAGTCCGAGCAGCCAGAGGTTGGCTTGCCGCTGAGGATGGTGGCGGCGAAGCAGCAACAGAATGACGATAAGAATCGCCAAGGCTGAGAGATCGGGAAGAAAAGCGTAGTTCATCAGTTCGTGCTTTCTGGCGCAGGCTTCTTTTTAAAAGACGAAGAGGGCCCAGTGAGCCTGCTGATGGTGATGCTTTTCAGTTCAAGGCAGAAAGCGGACAACGAATCTACGGCAAAGTGAATCGGAAATCTGATTTTTATGGAACTTGTCGCTTGATTCTAGCAGGGTTACCGAAAACTGTCGCTCCAGAAGGTACATCGCGGGTAACAACAGAACCGGCTCCAATGATGGCGTCGTCGCCGATGGTAACTCCGGGAAGTATGATTGCCCCACCCCCGATCCAGACGTTGGCGCCGATACGGACGGGGCGTCCGTTTTCGAGATTGACGCGACGGATTGCTGGATCTCGAGGGTGATCAGCGGCATAGATCTGAACCGCAGGACCGATCTGGGTTCGCTCTCCGATCGTGATGCTGGTGACATCGAGGAGAACGCAGTTGAAGTTCAGGAACGCGCTACTGGCGATATGGATGTTGTAACCGTAGTCGACAAAGAATGGTGGTCTGACCACTGCGCCTTTCCCCACAGAGCCAAGAAGTTGTTGGAGCAGGGGAAAATGCGTATCAGTGTGATGCAAAGTGGAGTTGTACCGGTGCTGAAGCAGGGCTGTGTGGGCACGGTCCGCAACCAGCTCAGGATCTTCGGCGTTGTAAAGTTCGCCGGCGATCATCTTTTCTTTTTCGGAGCGAGACGCGAGAGTCATGGTTGTGCTCCTGAGGCGGAGATGGTTTCACGGATGAGTGGCTCGATGACGGGGGGCTCAGCTGTGAGGACGAGAGTGTTTTGTAACATCTGTTCGGGTTCATCGAGCAGGGAGGCATCTTCGCTGAAGAGGGTGAAGAGAGGCTGGCCTTCTTCGATATGATCGCCAAGTTTCACATGAGATTCGATACCGGCATGGGCACTGACCGGATCCCCGGGTTTGGCACGGCCGGCTCCGAGGCGCTGGACAGCCCAGCCCACTTGTTTGCAATCCATGGAAGCCAGATAGCCAGACTGAGATGCTTTGAGGATGCGTGAGGCGGTTGGCTTGTGGTGCGAGGCGGGATTTTCGAAGACGGACAGATCTCCTCCCTGGGCTGCGATGATCTTGAGCCACGCTTTGTAAGCATCGCCGGAGGTAAGGATTTGATCGGCGAGCCTGGCACCCTCTTCCGGGGTCGAGGCACGACCTGCCAGATGGAGCATCCATCCAGAGAGGATGTTTGAGAGTTCGATGAGATCGCGAGACACCGGGTGACGTCTGCCCTGCATGATGTCGACACACTCCCATACTTCGATCCAGTTGCCCGAGAAGCGGCCAAGCGGTTCGTTCATGCTGGTGAGCAGAGCGACAGTGCGAGTTCCAGAGGTCTCCCCGGTCTGGACCATCAATTCGGCGAGGAACTTTGATTTTTCGTAGCTGGGCATGAAAGCGCCAGAGCCGACTTTTACGTCGAGGACCAAAGCATTGAGAGATTCGGCGAGCTTCTTGCTCATGATGCTGGCCGTGATGAGGAAAGGGGATTCGACTGTGCCGGTGTGGTCACGCAGAGCATAAAGCGTACGGTCGGCGGGAACGATACGTGGCGTCTGCCCGATGAGTGCAGCACCGCATTGTTTGAGTGTTTCCGCCAGTTGCTGCAGATTCAGTTGTGTATTGAATCCGGGGATGGTTTCCAGCTTGTCGAGCGTTCCTCCGGTGTGACCAAGAGAGCGGCCGCTGATCATGGGGACACAGATGCCGGGAATTCCTTCGAGTGTAGGGGCAGCAAGACCAACAGCGGCGAGGATAGGGGCGATGAGCAGTGATGTCTTGTCGCCAACGCCGCCGGTGGAGTGCTTGTCGACGGTGAAGGTTTTGAGAGGTGTGGCGTCGAAGGTGTCTCCAGAGAAACGCATCACCGACGTGAGAGTGGCGAGCTCGCGGGCGTCGAGTCCACGAAGGAAGACGGCCATCAGGAAGGCTGCGATCTGGGCGTCAGTGACGAGCTGTCTTTCCGGAGTGCGTTCAACAATGGCGCGAATGAAGGCATGGATCTCCTCATCACGAAGAGAGTGACCATCGCGTTTACGCAGGACCACATCAATGGGGTGAATGGGGTTCATGGCGTAGATCTATTTCCGGGAGCAGGTGAAGGTTCTTTCAGGATGAAGGCGTAGGGTAAGAGGTCCGCGGGAGTTGCGCGGGTGAGGGAATCATCTGCGTCGGGGAAGAAGACCTCTGTTTGCGGCGAGCTGAACTCGTGAATTGTCTGACGGCAGGCTCCACAGGGCTGGCTGGCAGCATGATTGAGATTGGCGATGACGATCGCCCGGATGCGGATGGAGGGTCCATAAAGCGCGACGGCTGAGGCGATGGCGGACTGCTCAGCGCATGTAGTGAGGCGATAGGATGCATTTTCAACATTGCATCCAGTTACAGTCTTTCCATCTTCGAGCAATATGGCGGCTCCTACTCGGAACTGGCTGTACGGGGCGTAGGCGTTTTCCGCAACCTGACGTGCGAGATGGTGAAGCTGATCGCGTTGTTCTGGGGAGATACCGCGATGTGATTCGTTTTGAGACATGGGGTGAGGCTACCGGTTGCCTGAAAAGATGACAAGTCCACGATTACTAATGCTTCGTTGATCTTTCCCGATAAGAGGGATGTGGACGATCTGACAAAAGAGTTTATCGCGGAGAGTCAGGAGGGATTAGACCGCATGGAGCGGTGCCTGACTGAGCTTGAAGCCCGGCCTGAAGACTATGGGCAGCTGGTGGGAGAGATCTTCCGCTCAGTGCATACGATCAAGGGGACGACCGGATTTCTGGGATTTGACCGACTGGAAAAGCTGGCCCATGCGGGAGAGCATCTCCTGGGTTCGCTTCGGGAAGGCCGATTGTCTGTCACTGAAGAGCTGGTCAGCGGCCTGTTGCGGTTGCTCGACGGTCTGCGCGAAATTCTTATGTTAATTGAGGAGACTGGCGGAGAAGGGACTCGCACTGAGGATGAAGATAGCGATTTAATCGCAGAGCTTGCCCGGTTGAACGGCGAAGCCTACGAAGTCGACAAGGTGGCGCCGGTCGTCACGATGAAGTCTCCTGCGGAGATAAATCCCTCTGGTTCTGAAGGTGCGGGCTCCGGGCAGGGAATTTCGCAGGCTGCTGTTTCGAACAGCGATAAGACTCTACGGATTGACGTGGAAGTTCTCAACCGCATGATGAATCTCGTAGGAGAGCTGGTTCTGACTCGGAACCAGATGTTGCAGAGCGGAGTTGAGTCGACGAGCTTTCCCGAGCTGGCCCGCAGGCTGGACAGCGTGACCGCGGACCTGCGAGAGACGGTGATGCAAGCTCGCATGCAGCCGGTTGGAAACCTCTTCGGCAAATTCCCACGGATGGTTCGTGATCTGGCCAGGACCTGCAAGCGTGAGGTGCGGATCGAGTTTTACGGTCAGGAGACGGGGTTGGATAAAAGTCTCCTTGAGGCGATCAAAGATCCACTGACGCATGCAGTTCGCAATGCTGTGGACCACGGTATTGAGTCTCCTGCGGATCGTGTGTTGGCAGGCAAGCCAGCTGAAGGGTGTTTGCGTCTCAAAGCCTTCCATCAGAGTGGTTCGGTTGTGATCGAAGTTTCAGACGATGGCGGGGGAATCGCAATTGACCGCGTGCTGACCAAGGCGATCGAGCGAGGTCTGGTGACACCGGAACAGGCCGAGGAGATGAGCGAGCGAGAAGCCTTGCAGTTGATCTTCCTACCTGGATTTTCAACGGCATCGGCAGTGACGACTGTATCGGGTCGCGGCGTGGGCATGGACGTTGTACGCGCCAATGTAGAGAAGGTTGGGGGGAGCGTTGAACTGGAGTCCAAGGTCGGCATGGGTACGACGCTGCGTCTGCGAGTTCCCTTGACGCTTGCG
This portion of the Edaphobacter sp. 4G125 genome encodes:
- a CDS encoding Gfo/Idh/MocA family protein, with amino-acid sequence MKLRLAIFAAALCTLTSLPALAQSPVTDRPIRVVIVGLVHGHVKGFLNALPKNPAAQLVGIVEPNTALAHQYATQYHLPAALFSTDLERTLTTQHPDAVLVYTTIQDHRRVIEAAARHNISSMVEKPLTTTMEDALAIRRAAREHHVHVLVNYETTWYTSNAEAIREAQADHLGTIRRVVVHDGHEGPKEIGVGPEWLPWLTDPVQNGAGALFDFGCYGADLMTVLMHGKAPLSVTAVTQTDKPQIYPHVDDEATIIIRYPGAQAVLMPSWNWPFARKDMEVYGATGYLITVGPNGLRSRYHGEKEESQKNAPPLASEQSNSLAYLAAVLHGKINPQGDLSSLDTNMIVMQILDAARTSAQTGRTVELKPLPQ
- a CDS encoding Gfo/Idh/MocA family protein, which translates into the protein MPLDRRTFIKTGSLAAAATSLHVLAAEPSQASASKSPNDNVHLALIGAGIQGQGDTRAALQVPGVKLVAAADCYDGRLTHCKEQWGTGTSNNVDLFTTRDYREILARPDVDAVLIATPDHWHKTAAVDAMKAGKDVYLEKPMIHLYSDGPEIINTAKSTNRILQVGSQRVSSIAYAKAKELLASGAIGQLNMVSARWDRNSSIGAWNYSVPTDASTQTCDWPRFLGSAPKIPWNPEHFFQWRKWSAYGSGVAGDLFVHLFSGTHFITGSTGPTRAMATGGIRYWKDGRNADDVLLALLDYPQGFNLSLRVNFVSGGEESEGFLFTGSEGTMEIAGQSVILTRVPREKEPGYTVSTFANAEQKKFLDQYHEKYPTTPPTGPVYSAVEKYSAPKGYSDSVDHFRNFFRFVRTRQQPIEDPTFGFRAAGAALLSNVSVEKGEVAKWNPDTMKLG
- a CDS encoding NupC/NupG family nucleoside CNT transporter, whose amino-acid sequence is MYRFTGLLGLLVFLALAYAFSTNRRAIRWRTVAWGLGLQIVFAVIVLKSTIGQQIFTTAGNGINKLLAHSIAGSSMVFGYLGGNNSTASVFAFRVLPTIIFISAFFAVLYYIGFMQLVIRVFAWVMQKTMGISGAESTNVAASIFMGQTEAPLTIRPFLDGATYSELMTIMTSGMAHVSGGIMAAYIAYGIHASDLLAAVIMTAPGTILISKMLVPETEVPATAGIVKMPPTEEHANENLIGAIARGTIDGGSLAFNVAIMLISFLALVSLANAVLGGIHNYLLPHHIPFPESLNAILGFFFAPIAWLIGVPWHEAKLVGNLLGTRTVLNELVAYTDLGAQKAILSPRTFTIATFALCGFANLSSIGIQIGGIGALVPNRRNDLARLGLRAMLAGTMANLMSASIVSMLLR
- a CDS encoding GGDEF domain-containing protein; this encodes MNYAFLPDLSALAILIVILLLLRRHHPQRQANLWLLGLFFTLIESSAHIFYTPNGLPGTFLHTIVIVCYLLAGAVFVWASGDHPPSDRRSFLFLLINIFPLLGTCATYGLHLFSAKAFLPWVALGLVAGIVSALYLHRNRVHALLLAAGWLSMGLLVSHGKYRDAVYWSLGVVYALATANFYHKLPRRSTGRLAIVTGFSIWSFFFFLHPFIVHYRTYADIASHLWNLQKSLISIGMILVMLEEQVTCNRWLAHHDELTGLPNRRSFEDQLSTALERCRRAHSTLALFMLDLDGFKQINDTHGHHAGDQLLRHVAANLQEHVKGYSAIARLGGDEFTLVACDPHLSETVEQLRDAIRDATERPFSFDGNNLTVSASIGIALFPEDADDATRLLRIADLRMYSIKQARTPLRHVRLDSVPSLTASGRFRSRTASGHL
- a CDS encoding sugar O-acetyltransferase, yielding MTLASRSEKEKMIAGELYNAEDPELVADRAHTALLQHRYNSTLHHTDTHFPLLQQLLGSVGKGAVVRPPFFVDYGYNIHIASSAFLNFNCVLLDVTSITIGERTQIGPAVQIYAADHPRDPAIRRVNLENGRPVRIGANVWIGGGAIILPGVTIGDDAIIGAGSVVTRDVPSGATVFGNPARIKRQVP
- a CDS encoding thymidine phosphorylase codes for the protein MNPIHPIDVVLRKRDGHSLRDEEIHAFIRAIVERTPERQLVTDAQIAAFLMAVFLRGLDARELATLTSVMRFSGDTFDATPLKTFTVDKHSTGGVGDKTSLLIAPILAAVGLAAPTLEGIPGICVPMISGRSLGHTGGTLDKLETIPGFNTQLNLQQLAETLKQCGAALIGQTPRIVPADRTLYALRDHTGTVESPFLITASIMSKKLAESLNALVLDVKVGSGAFMPSYEKSKFLAELMVQTGETSGTRTVALLTSMNEPLGRFSGNWIEVWECVDIMQGRRHPVSRDLIELSNILSGWMLHLAGRASTPEEGARLADQILTSGDAYKAWLKIIAAQGGDLSVFENPASHHKPTASRILKASQSGYLASMDCKQVGWAVQRLGAGRAKPGDPVSAHAGIESHVKLGDHIEEGQPLFTLFSEDASLLDEPEQMLQNTLVLTAEPPVIEPLIRETISASGAQP
- the cdd gene encoding cytidine deaminase, translating into MSQNESHRGISPEQRDQLHHLARQVAENAYAPYSQFRVGAAILLEDGKTVTGCNVENASYRLTTCAEQSAIASAVALYGPSIRIRAIVIANLNHAASQPCGACRQTIHEFSSPQTEVFFPDADDSLTRATPADLLPYAFILKEPSPAPGNRSTP
- a CDS encoding chemotaxis protein CheA, which codes for MDDLTKEFIAESQEGLDRMERCLTELEARPEDYGQLVGEIFRSVHTIKGTTGFLGFDRLEKLAHAGEHLLGSLREGRLSVTEELVSGLLRLLDGLREILMLIEETGGEGTRTEDEDSDLIAELARLNGEAYEVDKVAPVVTMKSPAEINPSGSEGAGSGQGISQAAVSNSDKTLRIDVEVLNRMMNLVGELVLTRNQMLQSGVESTSFPELARRLDSVTADLRETVMQARMQPVGNLFGKFPRMVRDLARTCKREVRIEFYGQETGLDKSLLEAIKDPLTHAVRNAVDHGIESPADRVLAGKPAEGCLRLKAFHQSGSVVIEVSDDGGGIAIDRVLTKAIERGLVTPEQAEEMSEREALQLIFLPGFSTASAVTTVSGRGVGMDVVRANVEKVGGSVELESKVGMGTTLRLRVPLTLAIVPALVVRSGGQSFALPQTALVELVYIPERDASQVIERVGSTEVYRLRERLLPMVWLDRLLGLKRTPEDHGVYMAVLEAEGCRYGLVVDDLLAPEEIVVKPLSAVLREIGLFSGATVLGNGALALILDIAAAAARAGVKPMMEEKEEDLVTETQQDGSSFLVFEDRARERTALPLGVVERIESVPLDRIEYANGLPMLQYRSELLRLRDDGHVLDEAGLQRDDVSITVLICGDPQTRSSRIGIVVRQVLDVSDGTLLEQDAANGEIDLALVKERLTTIFRGFGAEATKGWKEVA